Part of the Henckelia pumila isolate YLH828 chromosome 2, ASM3356847v2, whole genome shotgun sequence genome is shown below.
CCGACTCCAGGACTTCCTAGCCCGATTGGAATCTCCATccgtagatcctcccgatatcATGTTAATGATACCTTTGGCCGGCCCATCTCCCGatattttgtctttttttgCAACGCTTCGAGGCTTTTTTGGGACCGGCCTACCATCTCTAGCATAAGGCAGTTGGTGTCTTTGCTGCAGAGTTCGACACTCACTGGTGTCATGAGTGCACTCTTGATGAAGGGCACAGTACTTCCAGAGCTTCTCCTTAGAAACAGGGGTCTGCGTGTCGACCCTTTCTTCACACATATGAACAGCCTTATCTCGAGTTCCTCGGTACGGAGCATACCGGGACAATCGCCCCATGGGATCATGGTTCTCCCTACTTCTCCCTTGTTCCCGGCCTCCCTCCCGCCGGGCCACTTCCCTTTTCTGCTTCTGAGCTTCCTCCATGTTAATGTATTTTTCAGCCCGAGCCAGCAAATTTTCGAAGGTCCGGGGTGCTTTTTTCACCAGCGATTTGAAAAATTCCCCCTCCCGAAGACCTTGAGTGAAAGCCGTGATCTTGGTCTCCTGGGCACAAGTCGGGACCTCCAAAGCAATTTTGTTAAACCTTTTGATGTAGGTTCGTAAAGACTCCTCTCCTGACTGCTTTGCTTCAAAAAGGCTATAGGCAGTTTTCCTATACCTCTTGCTACTGCCAAAGTGCTGCAAAAACACTTGCTTGAACTTAGCAAATGACTGAACACTCTGGGGCTCCAACTTCTCAAACCATCTTTGGGAAGAATCCACCAAAGTGGTTAGGAAGACTTTGCATTTGATCTTATCTCCATAGCAATGTAGCATGGCTACATTTTCAAACCGAGCCAGGTGCTCCTCTGGGTCTGTGCTCCCATCGTATTCCCGGATTTTAGCCGACTTGTAATTTAGTGGCAAGGGTTCCTCTATCACCTCCTGTGAAAAAGGGCAACCCGGAATTTTGATGGGGCAAGCCATTTGGGAACCCCCCTCCTCCAACTTCTGTACCTTTCTCCTGAGCTCATGCAACTCATCTGCCATGGACGGCTGTATTGAATGCATCCAagagctttcttcttcttctccttcttgaACCTGGGAAATAGGGTTTGGATTACCCTGTTTCCTTCTTCCTCCACCGTTATGTCCTTTGATTGTGGTTGCTTTGCAGCTATCAACGACTTCCGTACCACATCTTGGACAAATGATTCTAACTGCTCCAAGGGAATGGTAATATTCCTTCCTGGCTGATGGTCTCCAGGTAATGTTTGATCATGAGAAGCCATATCTACGTCTATAGAACAagcttcccacagacggcgccaatgatgATGGTCGGTAAAACCAGGGCCCGGGCTATCAGGGTAGTTTTGTGGGCCTGATGTGGAAACCGGGCTAATGAAAGTGATATATGGACTGCCCCTCCTTACTCGAGATGAACTGCACACCAAAGAAGGGGACAAAAAGCACGTTAGTAGGACGCCGGAGGAAGTTTCGGCagggccactccgatgcttaagttagacttagaaatagagtgggcttttTTAGGAAAAATGAATATAGTGCTTTTTTAACTTTTAGTAAACATACCTCTACCAATATCTGTGACCAGATATTTAAAGGCCTTGGAGTGAGAGTGTCACCCCGCAATTCCAGGAtagtggccacgatctggatCGTGGGTGTGGTAGTTGCCCATGTTTGCCTGTCACGTACGATGAACCCAGAAAGCTAGGGTTTGTGATAATCGTGGGGATCATGCCCCTAAAACACGGGCCTTAAATAAGTCCTGCAAACCTGGTTTTTCGGGCTCCTGAGGCTACTGGGCTACCTTAATACAGCCCTACCAGTCTGGGTCATTCGTGCTCCGGGCCCCCTGGCTTACCGGGACATCACTCTATATATCTCTTGAATTATAAAATAGATAAATTGTGAGAACTCAAAAATTAGCTCACAAGAACTAGAGCAGTTGAGTGTACATAAGCAGTCGAGTATCGAGGAAACTAAAAAATGGAAAGAAAACTAATCATTTGGACTAAAGAAAAATGACCACGAAAATCAGTTGAGGAAACTGAAAGAAATATGACTATGAAAATAAGTCGAGGAAACTGAAACTGACTGACCACGaaaactgaaactgaacagctGGAGTGAGGAAAACTGGATCAGTTAGATCGTAGTCCAGTTAACCAATTCATTTGAACATCCAGTTGTCATTTCGTAACATACAACTGATcgtttgagattttgtaatAGACGAATTAACTCAAAATCAATGCAAATAAATGACATTAAATGTAAGCGTAACAGTCAAAATTGTGCCTATAAATAGCAGTCAGATTATGATACAATGTTACACAAACTCTGAGCATAAACACATAGAATTTCGAGTGAGAAAAGGTCAAAAAAAACAGTTCAGTTGAGCAAAGAAGTCGATTGAGCGACCAATTCAGTTGATCAAGGGCAAGATAATTCCAAGAACAACCGAAACATTTTTAACAACTTTCGGTATGTGGGCTTTCTGATTTAAAACTGATCACATGCTTTAAAACTGATCCAACATGATATTGTGATCAAATCTTGATTTTTGAAAACGACATTACTGATTTCTAATGCATTGAATCTTAAAACTAGTGGTAGGGATATTTATTATGAACATTCTTGAATTCTGATTAATGATTACTGATTGATGGTCTCACTTTTTAGAGGATTATCATATAAGGAACATATATCAGTTAGCTAGCCATTAACTTCATAAGTGTGCATAAAACCGATTTCTGTTATTACTGATGGACACCGAATTCTTGTTATGTTATGTTCTGTTGCGTTCTGTTTTGATATGTATATGAGATTTCCGTTAAAACGATTTAAAAAACTGAGATGATTCCCCCATTTACTGAGCGACGATCATATCACCCACTCACCCACCCAAACATCTCAGATAATAACGAATAAGAAATTGAAGATGATGAGCAAATTCAGTTTTCTGACTGGTGAAGAGGAAGAAGATTGATTCTTGCAacttagaatttttattttctgtcTGCTGCATTAAACTATGTATTAGTTTAGTTTCTGCATTAGATTTCGTATTCAATTCAATTGTAAagacaatataaattttagttttatgaaTACGATAAATTGGGTTTTGAATTTCTAAAAATCGAGACTTATTGTTTTCAAATTAATGTTGAAGAACAACGCTGATGTCAACCAACTCCGGTTTCGGGGTGTGACATAGATCACAAAAACTCATGTGAGACGATTTCACAAGTTAATTTTGTAAAACATATCTCTTATTTGGATCacgcatgaaaaatattatttttttgtgccAAAATGATTACTTTATATTGTAAATATGAGAGGATTCACGCGTCTCACGGATAAATATATGTGAGATCTATcacaaaaactcatatgagCCAGTTTTATAagtcaattttatgagacaTATATCATGTTCGACTCGACcaatgaaaatattaattttattgtaGATATGACCCGAATTGACTCGTCTCACGAAATAGCCGAGATctgcttttatttttaattgaaaatggGGTTATTTTTGAACTGTAAACCTATGTTCCGGATGCTTTTTGGTAAAGATGCTTATCTCAAAAAtatatttgcatttttttttccaaaggAGATGTATCTTTTTAAAAGGGCCAGTTGATTGGAACAATGGGGGCTAGTCATATTTTCGACTTTCGAGTGTTATACACTGAACTACTCCTCCTTTTGTCCTCCAAGGATTCTAAattgatatatacatatatattgaaAAAAAGGATAAAAAATAAGAGAAAGACGTGCTAAAAATATTGATAATTCtacaaaaaaaatgtatatttttcatgaaataggaaattcttaatttttaaatatttatatatgtataagatttaatatatatatgatttactAAAAGAATGGGTCTCTTGGGGCACTGTCATTCTGTCATTGTCTGGTTAGTTGTATAGAGATAAAATCGAGTCAGCAAATCCTTAAAGTGGAATGAAGATATATTTATATTCTCGTGACTCCTAACTCCTAAGATATTAATGAAATAGTGACGTGGAATCTACTCATTCCACTTCTTATCCAACTTTTTTTGCCTTCGCAAAAGAAAAACGTCGCACTCAGAAAATTAAACACTCCTCCACTAAGTTTCGCTTTCTCAAATTTCAACTGCTTTTATTCAAAAACTGTCGCATTTTTAGACCATAACTTCATGCTTAAATTCACATGCAAACATCGACTTCTGACTCATTGATATATATGTTCATGTCATTAACGCTGTTTGCACACTATTTAAagaatatttgcaattttaaaaaatatgtaattatgaatttatcaacaaattcaaatttgttaagaaaaaactcataattatgtatttttaatttaaaggtTGCAAACAATTAACAACATATTAGTATTATGAATTGACGATGCTATCTAAGATCATAAGATTATTAAATGCTGCAAACTAATGTTGTGCTAATTTATTCAGTGGAATCTAAAGATTTGTTAGTATTCATTTGAAGCTCCATGAAGTATTTATATTATAATCGACACGTTTATTTTCTTTAAGACGTTCGATGACTCGATCCACTCCAACATTTCAGATATGTTTTTTCCCCTAATCTTCAACTCAAatgctttttttaaaattttttttttataacaaatAATGTGCCCCAATTCTTATATTCTACTTACTAGTCTGTTTTCTCCCCATATTTTATCTGCATATCGAGAATTCGCAAACATCAATCAGAACATCGTATTGACTGTTGAGAATAATGAGGAGTCGGGCAAACTCGGAATATCATTTTATTACTACTCGCTTGAAGAAATGGTCCATGTAATTATGTAGGTGGAAACAGAGTTATTGGTGATTATATAATTGTCCATAATATATAGTCAAtatattagatatatatatatatatatatatatatatatatattatgagtatagtcaatattttattaaaagtgATTGTCTTGTCAATGATATATATGtaattgatattattattattattatgctagctgatgaatattcgataaccaatattttttaatgacGAATATTAAATCAAATGAGAGTGAATTAGATATAACAAGATATCACAAAAATTTTTGTGAAACGATTTTACGAGTTAATTTCGTGAAATGAATCTCTTAATTAgacatcaattaaatataatgctaaacatattatttttgagTAGCACTTCTGTGAGACGGATCtatcctacccatatttataataataagtaatatttttagcataaattataatattttttaatggataacccatataaaagacccgtctcataaaaatgacccttgagactGTCTCACAGGAGTTTTTgccattattttttattgtaaatatgtgtAGGGTTGACTTGTCTCACTAAAAACCTACTGAAtatcaacaaaaaaaatgatatcAAAAGTTATTATTATAAGTATGTGAGTTAGCAATATAGCGTGGGTACACCGAAGATTATTCTATGCTGTTCGTGAGCTATTTTTATAGCTATAACGGTGTCAAATAATTCATAGGTCAAATTTCACAAAAATACAAAGAACACAAATGATCTCGTAGCCTAGACTAACCGTACCCAAGCCCTAGAAAGTATTTTAAGAAAACGAGTTCGGCTTCACAAGAAGTAGCCTCTGTCTTCGATTCTTTTGGAACCTTTATGTTGGGTTCATCGGCATAATCCATCCACGCCCATTGTAAAATCTTCCCTTTCCCGCCTTATAAAAACCTCGGGCTTCATTTTCTTGAATTTATATTCCGCGTGTGACCAGCGTGTTGCTCCCTTTTGAAGAAAATTTGAAACTTTGGACAAGAATTTTGAGATGGAGGCTGTTTCCGGGAATCATGGGTACGTTTTATTTTCCCaagcttttccctttttttcttttcttggaTTCTTTTTTCTTAGCATTCAGATTATGCCAATGCTCGAAAATGTGTTGATCGTGACTTTTCCGATGTGATCTTCCTTTTGATTGTAAATGTGCGAATTTTAGATGCAAGCATTACAGAAGGAGATGCAAGATTAGGGCACCTTGTTGTGATGAGATCTTTGATTGCCGGCATTGCCATAATGAAGCCAAGGTTTGATTTGTTTCAATATCGAGATTTAGCCTTGATCTTGTTTACTACCagaatatgtattttaatttctcGTGACAATCTGGGATgcgtgtttttttaaaaaaaaaaaaataaatcctgCAACAATTTCCTCTctttgttttctttattttgtGGTTTTCATTTGACAGAATGCTCTTGAAATTGATCCCATGCATCGGCACGATATTCCGCGGCATCAAGTGAAAAGGGTAATTTCTTTAGTCCATGATTCTATCTCTAGCTAGTTCATGATGCAAATGGTTCTGTATTTTTCCTCTATTAGATCTGGTAGGTAAAAGAGAATAATAATGAATTTCCATTGATGTATCTGTTCATTTGCCAAATCTGTTAGCAATTACATTGCATTTAACCACGATATACGAAATGATTAATCTAAGTTTTTAAAAGAAGTCCATCATTAGGTAAACAAGCACTTTCAAACTTTTTATTCATCCATGTGGAGTAATacttaaactcattcaattaaAACATAGTCCTATTTTGGTTTTGGGTTGAATAATGCATTTTTCTTATGATTAATCATATGATCTCAAATTGTCCAAGGCGTGACTTATCTGACCCGATTTTACTGTAATGCAGGTTATATGTTCTGTTTGCAACACTGAACAAGATGTAAGTTGAATGCACGTCTTAATCTATAT
Proteins encoded:
- the LOC140878544 gene encoding uncharacterized protein codes for the protein MGNYHTHDPDRGHYPGIAGSSRVRRGSPYITFISPVSTSGPQNYPDSPGPGFTDHHHWRRLWEACSIDVDMASHDQTLPGDHQPGRNITIPLEQLESFVQDVVQEGEEEESSWMHSIQPSMADELHELRRKVQKLEEGGSQMACPIKIPGCPFSQEVIEEPLPLNYKSAKIREYDGSTDPEEHLARFENVAMLHCYGDKIKCKVFLTTLVDSSQRWFEKLEPQSVQSFAKFKQVFLQHFGSSKRYRKTAYSLFEAKQSGEESLRTYIKRFNKIALEVPTCAQETKITAFTQGLREGEFFKSLVKKAPRTFENLLARAEKYINMEEAQKQKREVARREGGREQGRSRENHDPMGRLSRYAPYRGTRDKAVHMCEERVDTQTPVSKEKLWKYCALHQECTHDTSECRTLQQRHQLPYARDGRPVPKKPRSVAKKDKISGDGPAKGIINMISGGSTDGDSNRARKSWSRRESLGVEEGRQGAGPIITFGPQDLEGVNLPHNDALLIQARIANYDVRRVFVDSGSSMNVLFQEAFEQMNLQGYELSPVKTALYGFAGHTVQPQGEMLLPITLGSGDEKRTVMTRFTLVEAPSSYNVILGRPAMNSFKAVASAYHQKIKFPVGDKVGEVRGD